A portion of the Tachysurus fulvidraco isolate hzauxx_2018 chromosome 8, HZAU_PFXX_2.0, whole genome shotgun sequence genome contains these proteins:
- the LOC113634822 gene encoding NLR family CARD domain-containing protein 3-like isoform X17 produces METPDLDTDNVSTPSNNCKLQRKRSESPTHSCISMKSDQSMEVPLKFNDRDSSLLHSKHKSKRSESPTHSCISMKSDQSKDSPPVFKAGDSSLLHSKPQRKRSESPTHSCISMKSDQSMDPPLMFKDGDSSLLHSKLQGKRSESPTHSCSSMKNHEPMDHHLGVKAVDSSHLHRYDPESAGGNEFQKKFKLNLMKKFQCLNGVMINLGTQTLLNEIYTELYITEGDSGQVNNEHEVRQMEAASRRRTTEETPIKCNDIFKPLSEQDKPIRTVLTKGVAGIGKTVSVQKFILDWAEGKVNQDVHLIFPLPFRELNLMKDQKLSLMELLHVFFKETKETEMSSLEKVLFIFDGLDECRFPLDFQNTVRVCDVTESASVPVLLINLIKGNLLPSALIWITSRPAAADQIPSEFVDRVTEVRGFNDPQKEEYFRKRISDQSLANNIITHLKSLRSLYIMCHIPVFCWITATVLERMLGEAESGEIPKTLTQMYTHFLIIHTNIIREKYSKKQESDEEMLLKLGQLAFQQLKKGNLIFYDGDLRECGIDVTEAAVYSGVCTQIFREEFGLHHSKVYCFVHLSIQEHLAALYVHLTFMKEKRNVLKQNQLSNRWMEENTISGVHISAVDQTLQSQTGHLDLFLRFLLGLSLESNQKLLYVLVTQTGSNPQSTQETVQYIKKKISRNPPTEKSINLFHCLNELGDDSLVEEIQHYLKSGKQSKLSSSQLSALVFVLLTSAQELDEFDQSKYFSTDKITEDVVLKMMPVITASSKAIISCDSLGVKSWSSLVSALRSETSKLRELHLTVETLDLSGNKLGDSGVKILCAGLENPHCKVETLGLYSCDVSDEGCAALTSALRSNPSHLRYLNLSDNKLGDSGVKSLSAVLENPHCKLESLG; encoded by the exons atggagactccTGATCTGGACACAGATAATGTTTCTACACCATCAAACAACTG taaactccagagaaagagatcagaatcaccaacacacagctgtatctccatgaagagtgatCAGTCTATGGAGGTTCCTCTGAagttcaatgatagagactcatcacttctacacag taaacacaagagtaagagatcagaatcaccaacacacagctgtatctccatgaagagtgatCAGTCTAAGGATTCTCCTCCTGTGTTTAAAGCTGGAGActcatcacttctacacag taaaccccagagaaagagatcagaatcaccaacacacagctgtatctccatgaagagtgatCAGTCTATGGATCCTCCTCTGATgtttaaagatggagactcatcacttctacacag taaactccagggaaagagatcagaatcaccaacacacagttgTAGCTCCATGAAGAATCATGAGCCTATGGATCATCATCTGGGGGTTAAAGCTGTAGACTCCTCACATCTACACAG GTACGACCCAGAATCTGCTGGTGGAAATGAATTCCAgaaaaagttcaaattaaatctgatgaagaagtttcagtgtttgaatggAGTGATGATAAACCTGGGAACCCAAACActcctgaatgagatctacacagagctctacatcacagagggagacagtggacaagtcaataatgaacatgaggtgagacagatggaggcagcatccaggagaagaacaacagaggaaacaccaatcaaatgcaatgacatctttaagcctttatctgaacaagacaaacccatcagaactgtgctgacaa aggGAGTCGCTGGCATCGGAAAAAccgtctctgtgcagaagttcattctggactgggctgaagggaaagtaaatcaggacgtccacctcatatttccacttcctttcagagagctgaacttgatgaaggaccagaaactgagtctgatggagctccttcatgtgttttttaaggaaacaaaagaaacagaaatgtccagtttggaaaaggttctgttcatttttgacgGATTGGACGAGTGTCGTTTTCCTCTAGATttccagaacacagtgagagtgtgtgatgtaactgaatcagcatcagtgcctgtgctgctgataaacctgatcaaagggaatctgcttccctctgctctcatctggatcacctccagacctgcagCAGCTGATCAAATCCCCTCTGAGTTTGTGGATCGAGTCACAGAGGTACGAGGGTTCAATGACCCACAGAAGGAggagtatttcaggaagaggatcagtgatcagagcctggccaataacatcatcacacacctgaagtcattaagaagcctctacatcatgtgtcacatcccagtcttctgctggattacagccactgttctagagagaatgttgggtgaagcagagagtggagagatccccaagactctgactcaaatgtacacacacttcctcatcattcacacaaacatcataagagaaaaatactcaaagaagcaggagagtgatgaagaaatgcttcttaaactgggacaactggcttttcagcagctgaagaaagggaacctgatcttctatgatggagacctgagagagtgtggtattgatgtgacagaagcagcagtgtactcaggtgtgtgtactcagatcttcagagaggagtttgggcttcaccacagtaaagtgtactgctttgttcatctgagcattcaggagcatctcgcagctctgtatgtgcacctgaccttcatgaaggagaagagaaatgttCTTAAACAGAATCAACTCTCTAACAGGTGGATGGAAGAAAATACAATCTCAGGTGTACACATCAGTGCTGTAGATCAGACTTTACAAAGTCAGACTGGACATCTGGATCTTTTCCTTCGCtttcttctgggtctctcactggagtccaatcagAAACTCTTATATGTTTTagtaacacagacaggaagtaacCCTCAGAGCACACAGGAAACAGTTCAGTACATTAAGAAGAAGATCAGTAGAAATCCTCctacagagaaatccatcaatctgttccactgtctgaatgaactgggtGATGATTCTCTAGTGGAGGAAATCCAACACTACCTGAAATCTGggaaacaaagtaaactttCTTCTTCCCAGCTTtctgctctggtgtttgtgttactgacatcagcacaggagctggatgagttTGACCAGAGTAAATATTTCAGTACAGATAAGATAACAGAAGATGTTGTTCTGAAGATGATGCCGGTGATTACAGCATCCAGTAAAGCAAT TATCAGCTGTGATTCACTTGGAGTAAAAAGTTGGTCATCTCTGGTCTCGGCGCTCAGATCAGAAACCTCCAAACTGAGAGAACTTCATCTGACTGTGGAAACACTGGATCTGTCTGGgaataaactaggagactcaggagtgaagattcTCTGTGCTggactggagaatcctcactgtaaagtgGAGACACTGgg gttgtatAGTTGtgatgtctcagatgaaggctgtgctgctctgacttcagctctgagatcaaacccctcacacctgagatacCTGAATCTGTCTGataataaactaggagactcaggagtgaagagtctctctgctgtactggagaatcctcactgtaaactggagtcACTGGGGTAA
- the LOC113634822 gene encoding NLR family CARD domain-containing protein 3-like isoform X8: protein METPDLDTDNVSTPSNNCKLQRKRSESPTHSCISMKSDQSMEVPLKFNDRDSSLLHSKHKSKRSESPTHSCISMKSDQSKDSPPVFKAGDSSLLHSKPQRKRSESPTHSCISMKSDQSMDPPLMFKDGDSSLLHSKLQGKRSESPTHSCSSMKNHEPMDHHLGVKAVDSSHLHRYDPESAGGNEFQKKFKLNLMKKFQCLNGVMINLGTQTLLNEIYTELYITEGDSGQVNNEHEVRQMEAASRRRTTEETPIKCNDIFKPLSEQDKPIRTVLTKGVAGIGKTVSVQKFILDWAEGKVNQDVHLIFPLPFRELNLMKDQKLSLMELLHVFFKETKETEMSSLEKVLFIFDGLDECRFPLDFQNTVRVCDVTESASVPVLLINLIKGNLLPSALIWITSRPAAADQIPSEFVDRVTEVRGFNDPQKEEYFRKRISDQSLANNIITHLKSLRSLYIMCHIPVFCWITATVLERMLGEAESGEIPKTLTQMYTHFLIIHTNIIREKYSKKQESDEEMLLKLGQLAFQQLKKGNLIFYDGDLRECGIDVTEAAVYSGVCTQIFREEFGLHHSKVYCFVHLSIQEHLAALYVHLTFMKEKRNVLKQNQLSNRWMEENTISGVHISAVDQTLQSQTGHLDLFLRFLLGLSLESNQKLLYVLVTQTGSNPQSTQETVQYIKKKISRNPPTEKSINLFHCLNELGDDSLVEEIQHYLKSGKQSKLSSSQLSALVFVLLTSAQELDEFDQSKYFSTDKITEDVVLKMMPVITASSKAIISCDKLGVKSWSPLFSALRSETSNLRELHLTVKTLYLSGNKLGDSEVKTLSAGLENPHCKVETLRLYSCDVSDEDCAALTSALRSNPSHLRELDLSENKLGDSGVKILSAVLENPHCKLETLSISCDSLGVKSWSSLVSALRSETSKLRELHLTVETLDLSGNKLGDSGVKILCAGLENPHCKVETLGLCECGVSDEGCAALTSALRSNPSHLRELNLSCNKLGDSVKKLLSDLKDDEHYKLQTVR, encoded by the exons atggagactccTGATCTGGACACAGATAATGTTTCTACACCATCAAACAACTG taaactccagagaaagagatcagaatcaccaacacacagctgtatctccatgaagagtgatCAGTCTATGGAGGTTCCTCTGAagttcaatgatagagactcatcacttctacacag taaacacaagagtaagagatcagaatcaccaacacacagctgtatctccatgaagagtgatCAGTCTAAGGATTCTCCTCCTGTGTTTAAAGCTGGAGActcatcacttctacacag taaaccccagagaaagagatcagaatcaccaacacacagctgtatctccatgaagagtgatCAGTCTATGGATCCTCCTCTGATgtttaaagatggagactcatcacttctacacag taaactccagggaaagagatcagaatcaccaacacacagttgTAGCTCCATGAAGAATCATGAGCCTATGGATCATCATCTGGGGGTTAAAGCTGTAGACTCCTCACATCTACACAG GTACGACCCAGAATCTGCTGGTGGAAATGAATTCCAgaaaaagttcaaattaaatctgatgaagaagtttcagtgtttgaatggAGTGATGATAAACCTGGGAACCCAAACActcctgaatgagatctacacagagctctacatcacagagggagacagtggacaagtcaataatgaacatgaggtgagacagatggaggcagcatccaggagaagaacaacagaggaaacaccaatcaaatgcaatgacatctttaagcctttatctgaacaagacaaacccatcagaactgtgctgacaa aggGAGTCGCTGGCATCGGAAAAAccgtctctgtgcagaagttcattctggactgggctgaagggaaagtaaatcaggacgtccacctcatatttccacttcctttcagagagctgaacttgatgaaggaccagaaactgagtctgatggagctccttcatgtgttttttaaggaaacaaaagaaacagaaatgtccagtttggaaaaggttctgttcatttttgacgGATTGGACGAGTGTCGTTTTCCTCTAGATttccagaacacagtgagagtgtgtgatgtaactgaatcagcatcagtgcctgtgctgctgataaacctgatcaaagggaatctgcttccctctgctctcatctggatcacctccagacctgcagCAGCTGATCAAATCCCCTCTGAGTTTGTGGATCGAGTCACAGAGGTACGAGGGTTCAATGACCCACAGAAGGAggagtatttcaggaagaggatcagtgatcagagcctggccaataacatcatcacacacctgaagtcattaagaagcctctacatcatgtgtcacatcccagtcttctgctggattacagccactgttctagagagaatgttgggtgaagcagagagtggagagatccccaagactctgactcaaatgtacacacacttcctcatcattcacacaaacatcataagagaaaaatactcaaagaagcaggagagtgatgaagaaatgcttcttaaactgggacaactggcttttcagcagctgaagaaagggaacctgatcttctatgatggagacctgagagagtgtggtattgatgtgacagaagcagcagtgtactcaggtgtgtgtactcagatcttcagagaggagtttgggcttcaccacagtaaagtgtactgctttgttcatctgagcattcaggagcatctcgcagctctgtatgtgcacctgaccttcatgaaggagaagagaaatgttCTTAAACAGAATCAACTCTCTAACAGGTGGATGGAAGAAAATACAATCTCAGGTGTACACATCAGTGCTGTAGATCAGACTTTACAAAGTCAGACTGGACATCTGGATCTTTTCCTTCGCtttcttctgggtctctcactggagtccaatcagAAACTCTTATATGTTTTagtaacacagacaggaagtaacCCTCAGAGCACACAGGAAACAGTTCAGTACATTAAGAAGAAGATCAGTAGAAATCCTCctacagagaaatccatcaatctgttccactgtctgaatgaactgggtGATGATTCTCTAGTGGAGGAAATCCAACACTACCTGAAATCTGggaaacaaagtaaactttCTTCTTCCCAGCTTtctgctctggtgtttgtgttactgacatcagcacaggagctggatgagttTGACCAGAGTAAATATTTCAGTACAGATAAGATAACAGAAGATGTTGTTCTGAAGATGATGCCGGTGATTACAGCATCCAGTAAAGCAAT TATCAGCTGTGATAAACTTGGAGTAAAAAGTTGGTCACCTCTGTTCTCAGCGCTCAGATCAGAAACCTCCAACCTGAGAGAACTTCATCTGACTGTGAAAACACTGTATCTGTCTGGgaataaactaggagactcagaAGTGAAGACTCTCTCTGCTggactggagaatcctcactgtaaagtggagacactgag gttgtatAGTTGTGATGTCTCAGATGAAgactgtgctgctctgacttcagctctgagatcaaacccctcacacctgagagaactggatctgtctgagaataaactaggagactcaggagtgaagattctctctgctgtactggagaatcctcactgtaaactggagacactgag TATCAGCTGTGATTCACTTGGAGTAAAAAGTTGGTCATCTCTGGTCTCGGCGCTCAGATCAGAAACCTCCAAACTGAGAGAACTTCATCTGACTGTGGAAACACTGGATCTGTCTGGgaataaactaggagactcaggagtgaagattcTCTGTGCTggactggagaatcctcactgtaaagtgGAGACACTGgg
- the LOC113634822 gene encoding NLR family CARD domain-containing protein 3-like isoform X16 codes for METPDLDTDNVSTPSNNCKLQRKRSESPTHSCISMKSDQSMEVPLKFNDRDSSLLHSKHKSKRSESPTHSCISMKSDQSKDSPPVFKAGDSSLLHSKPQRKRSESPTHSCISMKSDQSMDPPLMFKDGDSSLLHSKLQGKRSESPTHSCSSMKNHEPMDHHLGVKAVDSSHLHRYDPESAGGNEFQKKFKLNLMKKFQCLNGVMINLGTQTLLNEIYTELYITEGDSGQVNNEHEVRQMEAASRRRTTEETPIKCNDIFKPLSEQDKPIRTVLTKGVAGIGKTVSVQKFILDWAEGKVNQDVHLIFPLPFRELNLMKDQKLSLMELLHVFFKETKETEMSSLEKVLFIFDGLDECRFPLDFQNTVRVCDVTESASVPVLLINLIKGNLLPSALIWITSRPAAADQIPSEFVDRVTEVRGFNDPQKEEYFRKRISDQSLANNIITHLKSLRSLYIMCHIPVFCWITATVLERMLGEAESGEIPKTLTQMYTHFLIIHTNIIREKYSKKQESDEEMLLKLGQLAFQQLKKGNLIFYDGDLRECGIDVTEAAVYSGVCTQIFREEFGLHHSKVYCFVHLSIQEHLAALYVHLTFMKEKRNVLKQNQLSNRWMEENTISGVHISAVDQTLQSQTGHLDLFLRFLLGLSLESNQKLLYVLVTQTGSNPQSTQETVQYIKKKISRNPPTEKSINLFHCLNELGDDSLVEEIQHYLKSGKQSKLSSSQLSALVFVLLTSAQELDEFDQSKYFSTDKITEDVVLKMMPVITASSKAIISCDSLGVKSWSSLVSALRSETSKLRELHLTVETLDLSGNKLGDSGVKILCAGLENPHCKVETLGLCECGVSDEGCAALTSALRSNPSHLRELNLSCNKLGDSVKKLLSDLKDDEHYKLQTVR; via the exons atggagactccTGATCTGGACACAGATAATGTTTCTACACCATCAAACAACTG taaactccagagaaagagatcagaatcaccaacacacagctgtatctccatgaagagtgatCAGTCTATGGAGGTTCCTCTGAagttcaatgatagagactcatcacttctacacag taaacacaagagtaagagatcagaatcaccaacacacagctgtatctccatgaagagtgatCAGTCTAAGGATTCTCCTCCTGTGTTTAAAGCTGGAGActcatcacttctacacag taaaccccagagaaagagatcagaatcaccaacacacagctgtatctccatgaagagtgatCAGTCTATGGATCCTCCTCTGATgtttaaagatggagactcatcacttctacacag taaactccagggaaagagatcagaatcaccaacacacagttgTAGCTCCATGAAGAATCATGAGCCTATGGATCATCATCTGGGGGTTAAAGCTGTAGACTCCTCACATCTACACAG GTACGACCCAGAATCTGCTGGTGGAAATGAATTCCAgaaaaagttcaaattaaatctgatgaagaagtttcagtgtttgaatggAGTGATGATAAACCTGGGAACCCAAACActcctgaatgagatctacacagagctctacatcacagagggagacagtggacaagtcaataatgaacatgaggtgagacagatggaggcagcatccaggagaagaacaacagaggaaacaccaatcaaatgcaatgacatctttaagcctttatctgaacaagacaaacccatcagaactgtgctgacaa aggGAGTCGCTGGCATCGGAAAAAccgtctctgtgcagaagttcattctggactgggctgaagggaaagtaaatcaggacgtccacctcatatttccacttcctttcagagagctgaacttgatgaaggaccagaaactgagtctgatggagctccttcatgtgttttttaaggaaacaaaagaaacagaaatgtccagtttggaaaaggttctgttcatttttgacgGATTGGACGAGTGTCGTTTTCCTCTAGATttccagaacacagtgagagtgtgtgatgtaactgaatcagcatcagtgcctgtgctgctgataaacctgatcaaagggaatctgcttccctctgctctcatctggatcacctccagacctgcagCAGCTGATCAAATCCCCTCTGAGTTTGTGGATCGAGTCACAGAGGTACGAGGGTTCAATGACCCACAGAAGGAggagtatttcaggaagaggatcagtgatcagagcctggccaataacatcatcacacacctgaagtcattaagaagcctctacatcatgtgtcacatcccagtcttctgctggattacagccactgttctagagagaatgttgggtgaagcagagagtggagagatccccaagactctgactcaaatgtacacacacttcctcatcattcacacaaacatcataagagaaaaatactcaaagaagcaggagagtgatgaagaaatgcttcttaaactgggacaactggcttttcagcagctgaagaaagggaacctgatcttctatgatggagacctgagagagtgtggtattgatgtgacagaagcagcagtgtactcaggtgtgtgtactcagatcttcagagaggagtttgggcttcaccacagtaaagtgtactgctttgttcatctgagcattcaggagcatctcgcagctctgtatgtgcacctgaccttcatgaaggagaagagaaatgttCTTAAACAGAATCAACTCTCTAACAGGTGGATGGAAGAAAATACAATCTCAGGTGTACACATCAGTGCTGTAGATCAGACTTTACAAAGTCAGACTGGACATCTGGATCTTTTCCTTCGCtttcttctgggtctctcactggagtccaatcagAAACTCTTATATGTTTTagtaacacagacaggaagtaacCCTCAGAGCACACAGGAAACAGTTCAGTACATTAAGAAGAAGATCAGTAGAAATCCTCctacagagaaatccatcaatctgttccactgtctgaatgaactgggtGATGATTCTCTAGTGGAGGAAATCCAACACTACCTGAAATCTGggaaacaaagtaaactttCTTCTTCCCAGCTTtctgctctggtgtttgtgttactgacatcagcacaggagctggatgagttTGACCAGAGTAAATATTTCAGTACAGATAAGATAACAGAAGATGTTGTTCTGAAGATGATGCCGGTGATTACAGCATCCAGTAAAGCAAT TATCAGCTGTGATTCACTTGGAGTAAAAAGTTGGTCATCTCTGGTCTCGGCGCTCAGATCAGAAACCTCCAAACTGAGAGAACTTCATCTGACTGTGGAAACACTGGATCTGTCTGGgaataaactaggagactcaggagtgaagattcTCTGTGCTggactggagaatcctcactgtaaagtgGAGACACTGgg
- the LOC113634822 gene encoding NACHT, LRR and PYD domains-containing protein 3-like isoform X15, giving the protein METPDLDTDNVSTPSNNCKPQRKRSESPTHSCISMKSDQSMDPPLMFKDGDSSLLHRYDPESAGGNEFQKKFKLNLMKKFQCLNGVMINLGTQTLLNEIYTELYITEGDSGQVNNEHEVRQMEAASRRRTTEETPIKCNDIFKPLSEQDKPIRTVLTNTSSKQDKPIRTVLTNTSSKQDKPIRTVLTNTSSEQDKPIRTVLTKGVAGIGKTVSVQKFILDWAEGKVNQDVHLIFPLPFRELNLMKDQKLSLMELLHVFFKETKETEMSSLEKVLFIFDGLDECRFPLDFQNTVRVCDVTESASVPVLLINLIKGNLLPSALIWITSRPAAADQIPSEFVDRVTEVRGFNDPQKEEYFRKRISDQSLANNIITHLKSLRSLYIMCHIPVFCWITATVLERMLGEAESGEIPKTLTQMYTHFLIIHTNIIREKYSKKQESDEEMLLKLGQLAFQQLKKGNLIFYDGDLRECGIDVTEAAVYSGVCTQIFREEFGLHHSKVYCFVHLSIQEHLAALYVHLTFMKEKRNVLKQNQLSNRWMEENTISGVHISAVDQTLQSQTGHLDLFLRFLLGLSLESNQKLLYVLVTQTGSNPQSTQETVQYIKKKISRNPPTEKSINLFHCLNELGDDSLVEEIQHYLKSGKQSKLSSSQLSALVFVLLTSAQELDEFDQSKYFSTDKITEDVVLKMMPVITASSKAIISCDKLGVKSWSPLFSALRSETSNLRELHLTVKTLYLSGNKLGDSEVKTLSAGLENPHCKVETLRLYSCDVSDEDCAALTSALRSNPSHLRELDLSENKLGDSGVKILSAVLENPHCKLETLSISCDSLGVKSWSSLVSALRSETSKLRELHLTVETLDLSGNKLGDSGVKILCAGLENPHCKVETLGLCECGVSDEGCAALTSALRSNPSHLRELNLSCNKLGDSVKKLLSDLKDDEHYKLQTVR; this is encoded by the exons atggagactccTGATCTGGACACAGATAATGTTTCTACACCATCAAACAACTG taaaccccagagaaagagatcagaatcaccaacacacagctgtatctccatgaagagtgatCAGTCTATGGATCCTCCTCTGATgtttaaagatggagactcatcacttctacacag GTACGACCCAGAATCTGCTGGTGGAAATGAATTCCAgaaaaagttcaaattaaatctgatgaagaagtttcagtgtttgaatggAGTGATGATAAACCTGGGAACCCAAACActcctgaatgagatctacacagagctctacatcacagagggagacagtggacaagtcaataatgaacatgaggtgagacagatggaggcagcatccaggagaagaacaacagaggaaacaccaatcaaatgcaatgacatctttaagcctttatctgaacaagacaaacccatcagaactgtgctgacaaatacatcatctaaacaagacaaacccatcagaactgtgctgacaaatacatcatctaaacaagacaaacccatcagaactgtactgacaaatacatcatctgaacaagacaaacccatcagaactgtgctgacaaaggGAGTCGCTGGCATCGGAAAAAccgtctctgtgcagaagttcattctggactgggctgaagggaaagtaaatcaggacgtccacctcatatttccacttcctttcagagagctgaacttgatgaaggaccagaaactgagtctgatggagctccttcatgtgttttttaaggaaacaaaagaaacagaaatgtccagtttggaaaaggttctgttcatttttgacgGATTGGACGAGTGTCGTTTTCCTCTAGATttccagaacacagtgagagtgtgtgatgtaactgaatcagcatcagtgcctgtgctgctgataaacctgatcaaagggaatctgcttccctctgctctcatctggatcacctccagacctgcagCAGCTGATCAAATCCCCTCTGAGTTTGTGGATCGAGTCACAGAGGTACGAGGGTTCAATGACCCACAGAAGGAggagtatttcaggaagaggatcagtgatcagagcctggccaataacatcatcacacacctgaagtcattaagaagcctctacatcatgtgtcacatcccagtcttctgctggattacagccactgttctagagagaatgttgggtgaagcagagagtggagagatccccaagactctgactcaaatgtacacacacttcctcatcattcacacaaacatcataagagaaaaatactcaaagaagcaggagagtgatgaagaaatgcttcttaaactgggacaactggcttttcagcagctgaagaaagggaacctgatcttctatgatggagacctgagagagtgtggtattgatgtgacagaagcagcagtgtactcaggtgtgtgtactcagatcttcagagaggagtttgggcttcaccacagtaaagtgtactgctttgttcatctgagcattcaggagcatctcgcagctctgtatgtgcacctgaccttcatgaaggagaagagaaatgttCTTAAACAGAATCAACTCTCTAACAGGTGGATGGAAGAAAATACAATCTCAGGTGTACACATCAGTGCTGTAGATCAGACTTTACAAAGTCAGACTGGACATCTGGATCTTTTCCTTCGCtttcttctgggtctctcactggagtccaatcagAAACTCTTATATGTTTTagtaacacagacaggaagtaacCCTCAGAGCACACAGGAAACAGTTCAGTACATTAAGAAGAAGATCAGTAGAAATCCTCctacagagaaatccatcaatctgttccactgtctgaatgaactgggtGATGATTCTCTAGTGGAGGAAATCCAACACTACCTGAAATCTGggaaacaaagtaaactttCTTCTTCCCAGCTTtctgctctggtgtttgtgttactgacatcagcacaggagctggatgagttTGACCAGAGTAAATATTTCAGTACAGATAAGATAACAGAAGATGTTGTTCTGAAGATGATGCCGGTGATTACAGCATCCAGTAAAGCAAT TATCAGCTGTGATAAACTTGGAGTAAAAAGTTGGTCACCTCTGTTCTCAGCGCTCAGATCAGAAACCTCCAACCTGAGAGAACTTCATCTGACTGTGAAAACACTGTATCTGTCTGGgaataaactaggagactcagaAGTGAAGACTCTCTCTGCTggactggagaatcctcactgtaaagtggagacactgag gttgtatAGTTGTGATGTCTCAGATGAAgactgtgctgctctgacttcagctctgagatcaaacccctcacacctgagagaactggatctgtctgagaataaactaggagactcaggagtgaagattctctctgctgtactggagaatcctcactgtaaactggagacactgag TATCAGCTGTGATTCACTTGGAGTAAAAAGTTGGTCATCTCTGGTCTCGGCGCTCAGATCAGAAACCTCCAAACTGAGAGAACTTCATCTGACTGTGGAAACACTGGATCTGTCTGGgaataaactaggagactcaggagtgaagattcTCTGTGCTggactggagaatcctcactgtaaagtgGAGACACTGgg